Proteins encoded in a region of the Archangium lipolyticum genome:
- a CDS encoding PaeR7I family type II restriction endonuclease, whose product MGAVLTDYVARTRQAVDWYWKALNQPTSRMEGFHALVSRIVADNDLPNARVHTSHEMKLPGFFTPARKWDMVVMHEGRLVAALGIRAWAGPPSEHGLVAMAEEAICTGKEMDTLSRQQAFGSGLRPWFGWLVLLKDSPAITQPAPATATFFRLLPEYRNSSQAERCERLLRELERHRLFDACSLLLCNEERKQPGYYREPTRDLGIKRFLTHLAGHTSVFAACR is encoded by the coding sequence ATGGGAGCCGTTCTCACGGACTACGTGGCCCGCACACGGCAAGCCGTCGACTGGTACTGGAAGGCACTCAATCAGCCCACCAGCCGGATGGAGGGTTTCCATGCGCTCGTAAGCCGGATTGTCGCGGACAACGACCTGCCGAATGCCCGTGTCCACACGAGCCATGAGATGAAGCTCCCCGGCTTCTTCACGCCCGCCCGAAAATGGGACATGGTTGTGATGCATGAGGGAAGGCTCGTGGCGGCCCTTGGCATCAGGGCGTGGGCAGGTCCACCGTCGGAGCACGGCCTCGTCGCCATGGCCGAGGAAGCCATCTGCACGGGCAAGGAGATGGATACCCTGTCCCGGCAACAGGCATTCGGCTCAGGGCTCCGTCCCTGGTTCGGCTGGCTGGTTCTCCTGAAGGACAGCCCCGCCATCACACAGCCAGCGCCCGCGACCGCGACCTTCTTCCGGCTCCTCCCCGAGTACCGCAACAGTTCCCAGGCCGAGCGGTGTGAACGGCTTCTGCGCGAACTCGAGCGCCACCGGCTTTTCGACGCCTGCTCGCTCCTCCTGTGCAACGAGGAGCGGAAACAGCCCGGCTACTACCGTGAGCCCACGCGCGATCTCGGTATCAAGCGGTTCCTCACGCATCTGGCCGGCCATACCAGCGTGTTCGCGGCGTGT
- the priA gene encoding replication restart helicase PriA produces the protein MSSSNLASVAVGRPVRGEFTYVVPEGLSGRLSPGQRILVPFGRSMSLGFFLGPATPPPESESVKLKPIMKVLEDSPSLPPDLISLLRFAAEHYRYPLGEVIKSALPPGLTKAEEEKQAKPDVQEFAVALVPEAPAVLRRAPAQSAALAYLLAVGGRAPIEEVAHAIPGARETLRKLVDRGFVRIEEEVIAPGVKEGLAQGRPEQLTPEQAAAVTELHTAVDLGGFQPFLLHGVTGSGKTEVYLRAVERALEHGKGSLVLVPEIALTPQLVGRFRSRFGADVAVLHSALKDRERLFHWQALRKGSVRIAVGVRSAVFAPVENLGLVVVDEEHDPSFKQEDKLRYQARDLAVVRAKQAGAVVVLGSATPSLETLENTRRGRYRKLELKNRVDDRPMPTIQLVDLRQERPREPLAQEEAPILSPPLLDAMAETIARGQQVILFLNRRGHSTFLICEVCGTSVKCSECDVCLTYHRSQNRLVCHYCGVAHPVPEHCRECTGPLLKMGIGTERVEAEVAERIPQARVARLDRDSATSAERLTEMLASFARRELDVLVGTQMVAKGHDFPGVTLVCVVMADTSLAIPDFRASERTFHLLTQVAGRAGRGKDPGRVLVQTYNPDAEPVKRMLAHDFDGFAEGELVRRKALAWPPYTRMAAVRLEGESAEQTASVARFLGDFIGRNMPPASWGVRLLGPAIAPISRIRGRTRWQLLLKAPTHAALAPLLARLEAKLVDIPSAVRVTIDVDPAAML, from the coding sequence GTGAGCTCCTCGAACCTCGCCTCCGTTGCCGTCGGCCGTCCTGTCCGGGGCGAGTTCACCTATGTCGTCCCCGAGGGGCTCTCCGGCCGTCTGTCTCCGGGCCAGCGCATCCTCGTGCCCTTCGGCCGCAGCATGTCGCTCGGCTTCTTCCTCGGGCCCGCCACGCCTCCTCCCGAGAGCGAGAGCGTCAAGCTCAAGCCCATCATGAAGGTGCTGGAGGACTCGCCGTCCCTCCCTCCCGACCTCATCTCGCTCCTGCGCTTCGCCGCCGAGCACTACCGCTACCCGCTCGGCGAGGTCATCAAGAGCGCGCTTCCCCCCGGTCTCACCAAGGCCGAGGAGGAGAAGCAGGCGAAGCCCGACGTGCAGGAGTTCGCCGTGGCGCTCGTCCCCGAGGCGCCCGCCGTCCTCCGCCGCGCCCCCGCGCAGTCCGCCGCGCTCGCCTATCTCCTCGCCGTGGGTGGCCGCGCCCCCATCGAGGAGGTGGCCCATGCCATCCCCGGCGCCCGCGAGACGCTGCGCAAGCTGGTCGACCGGGGCTTCGTCCGCATCGAGGAGGAGGTCATCGCTCCGGGCGTGAAGGAGGGGCTCGCCCAGGGCCGTCCCGAGCAGCTCACCCCCGAGCAGGCCGCCGCGGTGACGGAGCTCCACACCGCCGTCGACCTCGGCGGCTTCCAGCCCTTCCTCCTCCACGGCGTCACCGGCAGCGGAAAAACAGAGGTGTACCTGCGCGCCGTGGAGCGTGCGCTCGAGCACGGCAAGGGCAGCCTCGTGCTGGTGCCCGAGATCGCCCTCACGCCCCAGCTCGTGGGCCGCTTCCGCAGCCGCTTCGGCGCCGACGTGGCCGTGCTGCACTCGGCCCTCAAGGACCGCGAGCGCCTCTTCCACTGGCAGGCCTTGCGCAAGGGCTCGGTGCGCATCGCCGTGGGGGTGCGCTCGGCCGTGTTCGCCCCCGTGGAGAACCTCGGCCTCGTCGTGGTGGACGAGGAGCACGACCCCTCCTTCAAACAGGAGGACAAGCTGCGCTACCAGGCGCGCGACCTGGCCGTGGTGCGCGCCAAGCAGGCCGGGGCCGTGGTGGTGCTCGGCTCGGCCACGCCCTCGCTGGAGACGCTGGAGAACACCCGCCGCGGCCGCTACCGCAAGCTGGAGCTCAAGAACCGCGTCGATGACCGGCCCATGCCCACCATCCAACTGGTGGACCTGCGCCAGGAGCGCCCCCGCGAGCCGCTCGCGCAGGAGGAGGCCCCCATCCTCTCCCCGCCGCTGCTCGACGCCATGGCGGAGACCATCGCGCGCGGCCAGCAGGTCATCCTCTTCCTCAACCGCCGCGGCCACAGCACCTTCCTCATCTGCGAGGTGTGCGGCACCTCGGTGAAGTGCTCCGAGTGCGACGTGTGCCTCACCTACCACCGCTCGCAGAACCGGCTGGTGTGTCACTACTGTGGCGTGGCCCACCCGGTGCCCGAGCACTGCCGTGAGTGCACCGGGCCGCTGCTCAAGATGGGCATCGGCACCGAGCGCGTGGAGGCCGAGGTCGCCGAGCGCATTCCCCAGGCCCGCGTGGCCCGGTTGGACCGGGACTCGGCCACCAGCGCCGAGCGCCTCACGGAGATGCTCGCCTCCTTCGCCCGCCGGGAGCTCGACGTCCTGGTGGGCACGCAGATGGTGGCCAAGGGGCACGACTTCCCCGGCGTGACGCTGGTGTGCGTGGTGATGGCGGACACCTCGCTGGCCATCCCCGACTTCCGCGCCTCCGAGCGCACCTTCCACCTCCTCACCCAGGTGGCCGGCCGCGCCGGGCGCGGGAAGGATCCGGGCCGGGTGCTGGTGCAGACGTACAACCCGGACGCCGAGCCCGTGAAGCGCATGCTCGCCCATGACTTCGATGGCTTCGCGGAGGGGGAGCTGGTACGGCGCAAGGCGCTCGCCTGGCCGCCCTACACGCGGATGGCCGCCGTCCGCCTCGAGGGCGAGAGCGCCGAGCAGACCGCCAGCGTGGCCCGCTTCCTCGGGGACTTCATCGGCCGCAACATGCCCCCCGCCTCCTGGGGGGTCCGCCTGCTGGGGCCCGCCATCGCCCCCATCTCCCGCATCCGGGGCCGCACCCGGTGGCAGTTGCTGCTCAAGGCCCCTACCCACGCGGCCCTCGCCCCGCTGCTCGCCCGCCTGGAAGCGAAGCTGGTGGACATTCCGTCCGCCGTGCGTGTCACGATCGACGTGGATCCGGCGGCCATGCTGTAG
- the def gene encoding peptide deformylase: MVREILIWPDPILKQKARPVTRVDDSIRTLVKDMFETMYAADGVGLAAPQVGVLQRVIVLDTRPRQPESQPLAMINPEIIGLEGKTTYNEGCLSIPGESEDVDRAAVVTVKYLDTEGQEQTLTCDGLLAVAVQHETDHLNGTVFVDHVSTLKRELIRKRMKRVKASREERPSV, encoded by the coding sequence ATGGTTCGCGAAATCCTCATCTGGCCCGATCCCATCCTGAAGCAGAAAGCCAGGCCCGTGACCCGGGTTGACGACTCCATCCGCACCCTGGTCAAGGACATGTTCGAGACCATGTACGCCGCCGATGGCGTGGGGCTCGCCGCCCCGCAGGTGGGCGTCCTGCAGCGCGTCATCGTCCTGGATACCCGGCCACGCCAGCCCGAGTCCCAGCCGCTGGCGATGATCAACCCGGAGATCATCGGACTGGAAGGCAAGACGACCTACAACGAGGGGTGTCTGTCCATCCCCGGCGAGTCCGAGGACGTGGATCGCGCCGCGGTGGTGACGGTGAAGTACCTCGACACCGAGGGCCAGGAGCAGACGCTCACGTGCGATGGGCTGCTGGCCGTCGCCGTGCAGCACGAGACGGACCACCTGAACGGCACCGTCTTCGTGGACCACGTCTCCACGCTCAAGCGCGAGCTCATCCGCAAGCGGATGAAGCGCGTCAAGGCGTCGCGAGAGGAGCGCCCGTCGGTCTAG
- the nth gene encoding endonuclease III, protein MESRRGRAVEVLDRLERAMPDVRIELDYRTPLELLVAVILSAQCTDKRVNMVTPALFQRFPDAPAYARASAAEVEPFIQSCGLYRAKAKNLVAAAKALVEEHGGEVPRSRAVLEKLPGVGRKTAGVVCIHLGGDDAFPVDTHVKRLAYRLGFSRHEDPDKVEEDMQALLPPERWAKGHQLLVWHGRRTCFARAPACERCPVADLCPRKGVPARPTGAPLATP, encoded by the coding sequence ATGGAGTCCAGACGCGGACGGGCGGTGGAGGTGCTGGACCGGCTGGAACGGGCCATGCCGGACGTGCGCATCGAGCTGGACTATCGCACCCCGCTGGAGCTGCTCGTGGCGGTCATCCTCTCCGCCCAGTGTACGGACAAGCGGGTGAACATGGTGACACCCGCCCTCTTCCAGCGATTCCCGGACGCACCGGCCTACGCCCGGGCGAGCGCCGCGGAGGTGGAGCCCTTCATCCAGTCGTGCGGCCTGTACCGCGCCAAGGCGAAGAACCTGGTGGCGGCGGCGAAGGCGCTGGTGGAGGAGCACGGAGGCGAGGTGCCCCGCTCGCGGGCCGTGCTGGAGAAGCTGCCGGGCGTGGGACGCAAGACGGCTGGTGTGGTGTGCATCCACCTGGGCGGTGACGACGCCTTCCCCGTGGACACCCACGTCAAGCGGCTGGCGTATCGGCTGGGATTCTCCCGGCACGAGGACCCGGACAAGGTGGAGGAGGACATGCAGGCCCTCCTGCCTCCAGAGCGGTGGGCCAAGGGCCACCAGCTCCTGGTGTGGCACGGGCGGAGGACCTGCTTCGCGCGGGCGCCCGCGTGCGAGCGCTGCCCCGTGGCGGACCTCTGCCCCAGGAAGGGCGTGCCCGCTAGACCGACGGGCGCTCCTCTCGCGACGCCTTGA
- a CDS encoding threonine aldolase family protein, which yields MKPIDFRSDTVTKPTPAMRRAMAEAEVGDDIYGEDPTARRLEERIAEKLGLQAALFVPSGTQANQIAIGLHCRLGDEILADANSHIFHYESGGVSGLWGVQPGGLPGDRGLLTPEQVTAAVRTDFISPRSRLLSLENTHNRGGGKVWPLERFRAVVEAGRKAGLAIHLDGARLFNAAAATGTPASAWASLTDTTAVCFSKGLGAPVGSAIVGSKEHIAEARRLRKRLGGAMRQVGIIAAGALHALEHHVERLAEDHAHARRLAAGLAEMPGVTVDASQVETNMVFADFPLPVQEMQAKLAAHGVLCGSSGVGPRSVRLVTHLDVSSADIDEALVRIRRAVSG from the coding sequence ATGAAACCCATCGACTTCCGCTCCGACACCGTGACGAAGCCCACCCCCGCCATGCGCCGCGCCATGGCCGAGGCCGAGGTGGGTGACGACATCTACGGCGAGGACCCCACCGCGCGCCGGCTCGAGGAGCGCATCGCCGAGAAGCTCGGTCTGCAGGCCGCCCTCTTCGTGCCCTCCGGGACGCAGGCCAACCAGATCGCCATCGGCCTGCACTGCCGCCTGGGGGACGAGATCCTCGCCGACGCGAACAGCCACATCTTCCACTACGAGAGCGGCGGCGTGTCGGGCCTGTGGGGCGTGCAGCCGGGCGGGCTCCCGGGTGATCGCGGGCTCCTCACGCCCGAGCAGGTGACGGCGGCGGTGCGCACGGACTTCATCAGCCCGCGCTCGCGGCTGCTGTCGCTGGAGAACACGCACAACCGCGGCGGCGGCAAGGTGTGGCCGCTGGAGCGCTTCCGCGCGGTGGTGGAGGCGGGCCGCAAGGCGGGGCTGGCCATCCACCTGGACGGGGCGCGCCTCTTCAACGCCGCGGCGGCCACGGGCACGCCGGCCTCGGCCTGGGCCTCGCTCACCGACACCACGGCCGTGTGCTTCTCCAAGGGGCTGGGCGCGCCGGTGGGCTCGGCCATCGTGGGCTCGAAGGAGCACATCGCCGAGGCGCGCCGGCTGCGCAAGCGGCTCGGCGGTGCCATGCGGCAGGTGGGCATCATCGCCGCCGGGGCGCTGCATGCCCTGGAGCACCACGTGGAGCGGCTCGCCGAGGACCATGCCCACGCGCGCCGTCTCGCCGCGGGCCTGGCGGAGATGCCGGGGGTGACGGTGGATGCCTCCCAGGTGGAGACGAACATGGTCTTCGCGGACTTCCCGCTGCCGGTGCAGGAGATGCAGGCGAAGCTGGCCGCTCACGGCGTCCTCTGCGGCTCCTCCGGCGTGGGGCCCCGCTCCGTCCGCCTGGTGACACACCTGGACGTGTCCTCGGCGGACATCGACGAGGCCCTGGTGCGCATCCGCCGGGCGGTTTCTGGCTGA
- a CDS encoding M23 family metallopeptidase yields the protein MRLLAALMLLVLSACTTPRARQKMSFDELYSQKGAPPPADAEAAPSRDGAARVVRSRPKNAEQVLISPGSRLLRDALGSFATQARASRAEVPRGGAMPAAQVENWREMNAALDAFLRTPTRKTSPLDVVRARVTLEAELEEDARAYGDIPADLADAVLARVDLLAVRMAELRRLQLQPSKRAPRFTWPVDPVVITSVFGSRLHPILGEERDHQGLDLAAKSGQLVTAAAGGVVVRAGWNGGYGYQVVIQHDGDMTTRYSHLSRVLVTPGEVLEQGDVVGAAGKTGLATGVHLHFELWREGMPCDPLDELGPTESGEEPSFVQRSGSGDAGKRQGRRPLGRRPQ from the coding sequence TTGCGTCTCCTCGCCGCCCTCATGCTGCTGGTCCTCTCCGCGTGCACCACCCCTCGCGCACGGCAGAAGATGAGCTTCGACGAGCTGTACTCCCAGAAGGGCGCGCCGCCTCCGGCCGACGCGGAGGCGGCACCTTCCCGTGACGGCGCGGCCCGGGTCGTCCGCTCCCGGCCGAAGAACGCCGAGCAGGTGTTGATCTCCCCGGGCTCGCGGCTGCTGCGGGACGCGCTCGGGTCCTTCGCCACGCAGGCGCGCGCCTCGCGGGCGGAGGTGCCCCGGGGCGGTGCCATGCCGGCGGCCCAGGTGGAGAACTGGCGCGAGATGAACGCCGCCCTGGATGCCTTCCTCCGGACGCCCACGCGCAAGACCTCACCGCTGGACGTGGTGCGCGCCCGGGTGACGCTGGAGGCCGAGCTGGAGGAGGACGCTCGCGCCTACGGCGACATCCCCGCGGACCTGGCCGACGCGGTGCTCGCCCGGGTGGATCTGCTCGCGGTGCGCATGGCCGAGCTGCGGCGCCTTCAGCTTCAGCCCTCGAAGCGGGCGCCGCGCTTCACCTGGCCGGTGGACCCGGTGGTCATCACCAGCGTCTTCGGCAGCCGGCTGCACCCCATCCTCGGCGAGGAGCGGGACCACCAGGGGTTGGATCTCGCGGCGAAGTCGGGCCAGCTCGTCACGGCGGCGGCCGGGGGCGTGGTGGTGCGGGCCGGGTGGAACGGGGGTTACGGCTACCAGGTGGTCATCCAGCACGACGGGGACATGACCACCCGCTACAGCCATTTGTCGCGCGTGCTGGTGACTCCCGGCGAGGTGCTCGAGCAGGGCGATGTGGTGGGCGCCGCCGGCAAGACGGGCCTGGCCACCGGCGTGCACCTGCACTTCGAGTTGTGGCGCGAGGGCATGCCGTGCGATCCGCTCGACGAGCTGGGCCCCACCGAGTCCGGCGAGGAGCCCTCCTTCGTCCAGCGCTCGGGCAGTGGGGACGCCGGAAAACGACAAGGGCGCCGTCCTCTCGGACGACGCCCCCAGTGA
- a CDS encoding HU family DNA-binding protein, with amino-acid sequence MTKAELVEVVAAQSRLTKKSAAEILDIVFANIGKAVKKDQRFSYPGFGTWSVRSRKARKIRNPQTNEMMKLKASKTIGFRPAKELKNSL; translated from the coding sequence ATGACCAAGGCAGAGCTCGTGGAGGTGGTGGCGGCGCAGTCCCGGCTGACGAAGAAGTCGGCCGCGGAGATTCTCGACATCGTCTTCGCCAACATCGGCAAGGCGGTGAAGAAGGACCAGCGCTTCAGCTACCCCGGCTTCGGCACCTGGTCGGTCCGCTCCCGCAAGGCGCGGAAGATCCGCAACCCGCAGACCAACGAGATGATGAAGCTCAAGGCCTCGAAGACGATCGGCTTCCGGCCCGCCAAGGAGCTGAAGAACTCGCTGTAG
- a CDS encoding right-handed parallel beta-helix repeat-containing protein has translation MHLAPGRYPGPFVLPASVELVGAGESSVLAGEGAGPVVRAPEGVTVRSLGVQGGAWGLEAAGPVRLEAVRFGGQEEGAVRMEAGQLAAAGCAFEAGGERAVGVLLSGGARGEVRESSFTGAFRRGVEAREVELELESVRFRGAVTALYQVAGRVRLRHVTVGEGREAGLFAQRGSLRLEDVTVTGHEYGLQTVETTLEARGFTSVRAVRAGVVLIGSRGELEETVVLGSGNYGAMLLVGSDLVLRGVRVDGADEYGISVTRGRLRLQHAVMTRLTSRGGDSGDGLHLRDAEVEVEGLLVRNVAGVGVLGAQGSRVLLRDVSLESCQEAGVLAETLGRVTAEGLVVRGSGGPALSAMENGVLRVDALTARENAAGLVWADCQGGTEVMLGRVTGQDTPGAEVDCVARPSP, from the coding sequence GTGCATCTGGCTCCGGGGCGGTATCCGGGCCCCTTCGTCCTGCCCGCCAGCGTGGAACTGGTGGGGGCCGGAGAGAGCTCCGTGCTGGCCGGGGAGGGAGCGGGGCCGGTGGTGCGGGCGCCGGAGGGGGTCACCGTGAGGAGCCTGGGCGTTCAGGGTGGTGCCTGGGGCCTGGAGGCCGCCGGACCGGTCCGGCTGGAAGCGGTGCGTTTTGGCGGGCAGGAAGAAGGGGCGGTGCGGATGGAGGCGGGGCAGCTCGCGGCGGCCGGGTGCGCGTTCGAGGCGGGTGGGGAGCGGGCGGTGGGGGTGCTGTTGTCAGGTGGCGCGAGGGGCGAGGTGCGGGAGAGCTCGTTCACCGGCGCCTTCCGGCGCGGCGTGGAGGCGCGGGAGGTCGAGCTGGAGCTGGAGTCCGTGCGCTTCCGTGGCGCGGTGACGGCGCTGTACCAGGTGGCGGGCCGGGTGCGGCTGCGTCACGTGACGGTGGGGGAGGGACGGGAGGCGGGCCTCTTCGCCCAGCGGGGCTCGCTGAGGCTCGAGGACGTCACCGTCACCGGACACGAGTATGGCCTGCAGACCGTGGAGACCACGCTGGAGGCGCGGGGCTTCACCTCGGTGCGCGCGGTGCGGGCGGGCGTGGTGCTCATCGGCTCGCGGGGGGAGCTGGAGGAGACGGTGGTGCTGGGCAGCGGCAACTACGGTGCGATGCTGCTGGTGGGCTCGGACCTGGTGCTGCGCGGCGTCCGCGTGGACGGAGCGGATGAGTATGGCATTTCGGTCACGCGCGGGCGGCTGCGGCTTCAACACGCCGTCATGACCCGCCTGACGTCGCGCGGAGGGGACTCCGGTGACGGGCTGCACCTGCGTGACGCGGAGGTGGAGGTGGAGGGGCTCCTGGTGCGGAACGTGGCCGGCGTGGGCGTGCTGGGGGCGCAGGGCTCGCGGGTACTGCTGCGCGACGTGTCCCTGGAGTCGTGCCAGGAGGCCGGGGTGCTCGCGGAGACTCTGGGGCGGGTGACGGCCGAGGGGCTCGTGGTACGAGGTTCTGGCGGGCCCGCGTTGAGCGCCATGGAGAATGGTGTGTTGCGCGTGGATGCGCTCACGGCGCGGGAGAATGCCGCGGGGCTCGTGTGGGCCGACTGCCAGGGGGGCACCGAGGTGATGCTGGGCCGCGTGACGGGTCAGGACACCCCGGGAGCCGAGGTGGATTGCGTGGCACGACCCTCACCCTAG
- a CDS encoding lysophospholipase → MDAARWALWLVVAVLVLAAVNGLWILGVRRRYRLRTTPPQRLRARCEDGWELTLYERRAAHRRFEEPVLLCHGLAANRCTFDFEPPYSMAHFLAEAGFDCFSVEFRGIGDSRPSPRGRRWPDVTVDDLVTQDGPAVIQEVLARTGARRAFWIGHSLGGLVGYAVAQGPAGARLAGLLALGSPVFFAPDPLLHRLIHLGARAAWPRGFRNEWLSHTMAPFLGYATLPLSDVIINPRHILPPIQRKVYANMMSSMSRNVLQQLRDWLDHDAFRSFDGSVDWRAGLAKLSLPVMVMGGSMDRLAPPKNLRAQYELVGSPDKKLHVFGCERGDKMDYGHGDLLFGTGAPIEVYPEIRDWLAARATALPLGTVQVPSPSGRGLG, encoded by the coding sequence ATGGACGCAGCGCGTTGGGCCCTATGGCTCGTGGTGGCGGTGCTCGTTCTGGCCGCGGTGAATGGCCTGTGGATTCTCGGGGTGCGCCGGAGATACCGGCTGCGCACGACGCCTCCTCAGCGCCTGAGAGCCCGCTGCGAGGATGGGTGGGAGTTGACCCTGTACGAGCGGCGTGCCGCGCACCGGCGCTTCGAGGAGCCGGTGCTGCTGTGCCATGGGCTGGCCGCCAATCGCTGCACGTTCGACTTCGAGCCGCCCTACTCCATGGCCCACTTCCTGGCCGAGGCCGGCTTCGACTGCTTCAGCGTGGAGTTCCGGGGCATCGGCGACTCACGGCCCTCGCCGCGGGGACGCCGCTGGCCGGACGTCACCGTGGACGACCTGGTCACCCAGGACGGGCCCGCGGTCATCCAGGAGGTGCTGGCCCGGACCGGAGCGAGGCGCGCGTTCTGGATCGGCCACTCGCTGGGCGGCCTGGTGGGCTACGCCGTGGCGCAGGGACCCGCCGGGGCGAGGCTCGCCGGGCTGCTCGCACTGGGCTCGCCCGTCTTCTTCGCGCCGGATCCCCTCCTGCACAGGCTCATCCACCTCGGCGCCCGGGCCGCGTGGCCCCGAGGCTTCCGCAACGAGTGGCTGAGCCACACGATGGCGCCCTTCCTCGGCTACGCCACCCTGCCGCTCTCGGACGTCATCATCAACCCGAGGCACATCCTCCCGCCCATCCAGCGCAAGGTGTACGCGAACATGATGTCGTCGATGAGCCGCAACGTGCTCCAGCAACTGCGCGACTGGCTCGACCATGACGCCTTCCGCTCCTTCGATGGGAGCGTGGACTGGCGCGCGGGGCTGGCGAAGCTGTCGCTGCCGGTGATGGTGATGGGAGGGAGCATGGACCGGCTGGCGCCGCCCAAGAACCTGCGTGCGCAGTACGAGCTGGTCGGCTCACCGGACAAGAAGCTGCACGTCTTCGGCTGTGAGCGGGGAGACAAGATGGACTACGGGCATGGGGACCTGCTCTTCGGCACGGGGGCGCCGATCGAGGTCTACCCCGAGATACGCGACTGGCTGGCGGCCCGCGCCACGGCGCTCCCGCTGGGCACCGTGCAAGTCCCCTCTCCCTCTGGGAGAGGGCTAGGGTGA
- the pssA gene encoding CDP-diacylglycerol--serine O-phosphatidyltransferase — translation MRPRKLLFILPNLFTVTSILCGFYALTLCTGEAGPTHLYQAALAILFAMFFDGFDGRVARLTKTQSDFGMQLDSLADVVSFGAAPALLAYKWALEPLGFLGMFLAFSFAACGALRLARFNVLAMRNPHGGGGSFFVGLPIPLAASVFVSMIIAHHAATGGAVLAAEARAPVAVAVVTLALLMVSTVRYRTFKDLRLSPRSALVMMLVLASGVIIGTRFHPAYVLVAYSFAYLAFGLLESAFLVRNRLVARKLGSGAGVAAAVLDEEDDEDGDGDEEDTLAR, via the coding sequence GTGAGACCCCGCAAGTTGTTGTTCATCTTGCCCAACCTGTTCACCGTCACATCCATCCTCTGCGGCTTCTATGCCCTGACCCTGTGCACCGGTGAAGCGGGTCCCACGCACCTCTACCAGGCGGCCCTGGCCATCCTCTTCGCCATGTTCTTCGACGGGTTCGACGGCCGGGTGGCCCGCCTGACGAAGACCCAGAGCGACTTCGGGATGCAGCTGGACAGCCTGGCGGACGTCGTCTCGTTCGGCGCTGCGCCCGCTCTCCTGGCCTACAAGTGGGCGCTGGAGCCCCTGGGCTTCCTGGGCATGTTCCTCGCCTTCTCCTTCGCGGCCTGCGGTGCCCTGCGGCTCGCCCGCTTCAACGTGCTGGCCATGCGCAACCCCCACGGCGGTGGTGGGAGCTTCTTCGTCGGCCTGCCCATCCCGCTGGCCGCCAGCGTGTTCGTCTCGATGATCATCGCCCACCACGCCGCCACCGGCGGTGCGGTGCTCGCCGCCGAGGCCCGTGCTCCCGTGGCGGTGGCGGTGGTCACGCTCGCGCTGCTGATGGTGTCCACCGTCCGGTATCGGACCTTCAAGGACCTGCGCCTGTCCCCTCGCTCGGCGCTCGTGATGATGCTGGTGCTCGCCAGCGGCGTCATCATCGGTACCCGCTTCCACCCGGCCTACGTGCTGGTGGCCTACTCGTTCGCCTACCTCGCCTTTGGCCTCCTGGAGTCCGCCTTCCTGGTCCGCAACCGGCTCGTGGCCCGGAAGCTGGGTTCCGGGGCCGGCGTCGCCGCGGCCGTCCTCGATGAGGAGGACGACGAGGACGGAGACGGGGACGAGGAAGACACGCTCGCCAGGTAG